The following coding sequences lie in one Serratia symbiotica genomic window:
- the pth gene encoding Peptidyl-tRNA hydrolase, translated as MNIIKLIVGLANPGLRYKKTRHNIGSWYVNLLAKRYCKKLKKEKKFFGYTSKLNLINSTIHLLIPNTFMNLSGTAVLSIANFYNIKINEILIAHDEMDLSPGIIKTKIGGNNSGHNGLKDIQNKFNNPNFYRLRIGINHPNDKNKTINFLLNEPLHYEKKIINKVINILLDYQEIIMQTGNLKANFFHLNNIKTIKYNQKDFYNAFLKNNNIILNNYINN; from the coding sequence ATGAATATTATTAAATTAATAGTTGGATTAGCAAACCCAGGTTTAAGATATAAAAAAACACGACATAATATAGGATCTTGGTATGTTAATTTATTAGCTAAGCGTTATTGTAAAAAATTAAAAAAAGAAAAAAAATTTTTTGGATATACTAGTAAATTAAATCTTATTAATAGTACTATACATTTATTAATACCTAATACATTTATGAATCTTAGTGGGACAGCAGTATTATCAATAGCTAATTTTTATAATATTAAAATAAATGAAATATTAATAGCACATGATGAAATGGATTTATCTCCTGGTATAATAAAAACAAAAATTGGAGGTAATAATAGTGGTCATAATGGTTTAAAAGATATTCAAAACAAATTTAATAATCCAAATTTTTATCGTTTACGTATTGGTATTAATCATCCTAATGACAAAAATAAAACAATCAATTTTTTATTAAATGAACCATTACATTATGAAAAAAAAATAATTAATAAAGTAATAAATATTTTATTAGATTATCAAGAAATTATAATGCAAACAGGTAATCTAAAAGCTAATTTTTTTCATTTAAATAATATTAAAACTATAAAATATAATCAAAAAGATTTTTATAATGCATTTCTTAAAAATAATAACATAATCTTAAATAATTATATCAATAATTAA
- the minC gene encoding Septum site-determining protein MinC, giving the protein MSTLPIEIKGSNFTLSVIYLYTSELRVIRQALLKKIEQAPNFLKNAPIVINISKLNNDINWKELWKLIKEIGLHLVGISGCRINKQKQSIIQTGLPLLNEVKINEIIELDIFKKNIIEKSRVINKPVRSGQQIYARNSDLIVINSVSAGAELIADGNIHVYGIMRGRALAGVSGDVKCHIFCMNLYAELVSIAGRYWLSDQISSNYIGQAVKLSLLENILTIQHLHYSTTI; this is encoded by the coding sequence ATGTCAACATTACCAATTGAGATAAAAGGTAGTAATTTTACTTTATCAGTAATTTATTTATATACTTCAGAACTTAGAGTAATACGTCAAGCGTTATTAAAAAAAATTGAACAAGCACCTAATTTTTTAAAAAATGCTCCTATTGTTATTAATATTTCTAAATTAAATAATGATATTAATTGGAAAGAACTTTGGAAATTAATTAAGGAAATAGGTTTACATTTAGTTGGTATTAGTGGTTGTCGAATTAATAAACAAAAACAATCAATTATTCAAACTGGATTACCTTTACTTAATGAAGTTAAAATTAATGAAATTATAGAATTAGATATATTTAAAAAAAATATTATAGAAAAATCACGTGTAATTAATAAACCTGTACGATCTGGTCAACAGATTTATGCTCGTAATAGTGATTTAATTGTTATTAACAGTGTAAGTGCTGGTGCTGAATTAATTGCTGATGGTAATATTCATGTATATGGAATAATGCGTGGTCGTGCTTTAGCTGGTGTATCTGGTGATGTTAAATGTCATATTTTTTGTATGAATTTATATGCTGAATTAGTTTCTATTGCAGGTAGATATTGGTTAAGTGATCAAATTTCATCTAACTATATAGGTCAAGCAGTAAAATTAAGTTTATTAGAAAATATTTTAACTATACAACATCTTCATTATAGCACAACAATTTAA
- the minD gene encoding Septum site-determining protein MinD: MIRIIVITSGKGGVGKTTSSAAIATGLAQIGKKTVVIDFDIGLRNLDLIMGCERRVVYDFINVIQGDAALNQALIKDKRTKNLYILPASQTRDKEALTHKGVKKIFSDLEKMNFDFIICDSPAGIETGALMALYFADEAIITTNPEVSSVRDSDRILGILSSKSCRAEKGEKPIKEHLLLTRYNPIRVNRGDMLSIKDVLDILCIPLLGVIPEDEYVLRASNQGEPIILDTNSDAGKAYKDTVKRLLGEDCPYRFLKEVKKSFLQRLLGR; this comes from the coding sequence ATGATACGTATAATTGTTATTACATCGGGTAAAGGGGGGGTTGGTAAAACCACCTCAAGTGCAGCTATTGCTACAGGTCTTGCTCAAATAGGTAAAAAAACTGTAGTAATTGATTTTGATATTGGTTTAAGAAATCTTGATTTAATAATGGGTTGTGAGCGTAGAGTAGTATATGATTTTATTAATGTTATTCAAGGAGATGCAGCATTAAATCAAGCATTAATAAAAGATAAACGTACTAAAAATCTTTATATTTTACCAGCATCACAAACACGTGATAAAGAGGCATTAACTCACAAAGGTGTTAAAAAAATTTTTAGTGATTTAGAAAAAATGAATTTTGATTTTATTATTTGTGATTCACCAGCTGGTATTGAAACTGGCGCATTAATGGCATTATATTTTGCTGATGAAGCCATAATTACTACTAATCCTGAAGTTTCATCTGTTCGTGATTCTGATCGAATTTTAGGTATTCTTTCTTCTAAATCTTGTCGTGCTGAAAAAGGAGAAAAACCTATTAAAGAGCATTTATTACTTACACGTTATAATCCAATTCGTGTAAATCGTGGTGATATGTTAAGTATAAAAGATGTATTAGATATTTTATGTATTCCATTATTAGGTGTAATACCTGAAGATGAATATGTATTACGTGCATCTAATCAAGGTGAACCAATTATTTTAGATACAAATTCAGATGCTGGAAAAGCTTATAAAGATACTGTAAAACGATTATTAGGAGAGGATTGTCCATATCGTTTTCTGAAAGAAGTAAAAAAAAGTTTTTTACAGCGTTTGTTAGGAAGATAA
- the minE gene encoding Cell division topological specificity factor, which yields MTSLDFLLSRKKHTANIAKERLRIIIEERRRRDKEPPYLPDLKRDILKVICKYIKIDPKMLQVQLEQKDNNISVLEFNVTLSPLEIINK from the coding sequence ATGACTTCATTGGATTTTTTATTATCTCGAAAAAAACATACAGCTAATATTGCTAAAGAACGATTACGTATTATTATTGAAGAACGTCGACGTAGAGATAAAGAACCTCCATATTTACCTGATTTAAAAAGAGATATTTTAAAAGTAATTTGTAAATATATTAAAATTGATCCTAAAATGTTACAAGTACAATTAGAACAAAAAGATAATAATATTTCTGTATTAGAATTTAATGTTACACTTTCTCCTTTAGAAATTATAAATAAATAA
- the recC gene encoding RecBCD enzyme subunit RecC produces the protein MFIIYHSNQLHLLKILLNTLLKKNPLKNPLQQEIILVENISIAQWLQTQFTKEFHISANINYSILEKFIWDIFNKVLFNISEKNTFNTNTLTWKLMYLIEKFIFFPSFSSLRYYLTNDKDKNKIYQLSNQIAYIFKEYIIYRPQWLKIWQHKKYINELTNIQKWQAKLWRGLIQHEYKLKKNKWNPINLYDRCINILNNTKNFSYNFPHRIFIYNLPTIPPIYLNLLKILSHHIDIHLMVINPCKYFWGDIQENISKNYKKNNIKIYSNVQKKTYNFNLKIIKKSFHQKNKKNNPLLTSWGKLKHDYLHCLLKLNTIKQINNFINIPTNSMLHTVQNNILELKNCTMFNITNKKINKNINKFKLKSNDNSFSIHNCHNQQHEIEILHNQLLTMLIKDPKLMPEDILVIVTDIKSYIPYIKNVFNNVSKKYYLPFSIPNYKSYQNHPIFKAFISLLDLPINRSTSEQILELLEIPEIAMNFNIDKEELILLHQWIDESGIRWGLDNHDIHKLNLPITKKNTWKFGIKRMLLGYAMHSKIGSWKDIFPYDESSGSAIKLTEKLEIFINSIKYWKELLNKKKPLKKWLPLCKELINTFFIQNNENTTLFNIITTQWKKNINYGLTEKYINTIPLNILKNNLIEHVKNIPIKQQYIAKKINFYSIENMRSVPFKVICLLGMNNKIYPRTQKLIEFNLIKQQPQYGDYNKNNNDRDIFLNAILSARQKIYISFIGYNIKNNQKYHPSFLITELLEYLEQIYYLNNNEKFNINLNMLHIKNHILKKHSYISFSFKNFICNSKYNICNPYQLLKNNNIIKSVPFNKFSLPQNIKKISLKNLQFFYNHPIRAFFQLSLGVNFNIKKNILKNEEPFIIDKLTQYKLNNELLRTMIEGKDYNYIFQREYISGKLPFKSFGKIYWQKQEEDMINLAKKIRSEYNSNYKLKINFKINNIYINGDLNQVQKDGLLRWKPKKLSIIDGIQLWLEHLIYCCNGGIGNSRMYGKKNTIWHFPSLTLDKAQKYLTNLILGYQYGLCNPLLLLNKSGWGWLTQCFQKNTQTINWTKKIQDKAIKNFLYIFNGNQYIIGEGKDPYIQRILYNLDDIYLKKILSEVEHYFLPIIQNHIFKND, from the coding sequence ATGTTTATAATTTATCATTCTAATCAATTACATTTATTAAAAATATTACTTAATACATTATTAAAAAAAAATCCATTAAAAAATCCATTACAACAAGAAATAATATTAGTAGAAAATATTAGTATCGCACAATGGTTACAAACTCAATTCACTAAAGAATTTCATATTTCTGCTAATATTAATTATTCTATTTTAGAAAAATTTATATGGGATATATTTAATAAAGTATTATTTAATATTTCTGAAAAAAATACTTTTAATACAAATACATTAACTTGGAAATTAATGTATCTTATAGAAAAATTTATTTTTTTTCCATCATTTTCCTCTTTACGTTATTATCTTACTAATGATAAAGATAAAAATAAAATTTATCAATTATCTAATCAAATAGCTTATATATTTAAAGAATATATTATATATAGACCACAATGGTTAAAAATTTGGCAACATAAGAAATATATTAATGAATTAACAAATATACAAAAATGGCAAGCAAAACTTTGGAGGGGTTTAATACAACATGAATATAAATTAAAAAAAAATAAATGGAATCCTATTAATTTATATGATCGATGTATTAATATTTTAAATAATACTAAAAATTTTTCATATAATTTTCCGCATAGAATATTTATTTATAATCTTCCAACAATACCACCAATATATTTAAATTTATTAAAAATACTTAGTCATCATATAGATATTCATCTTATGGTCATAAACCCATGTAAATATTTTTGGGGAGACATTCAAGAAAATATTTCTAAAAATTATAAAAAAAATAATATAAAAATTTATTCTAATGTTCAAAAAAAAACTTATAATTTTAATTTAAAAATAATTAAAAAATCATTTCATCAAAAAAATAAAAAAAATAATCCTCTTTTAACTTCGTGGGGGAAATTAAAACATGATTATTTACATTGTTTATTAAAATTAAATACAATAAAACAAATTAATAATTTTATAAATATTCCAACTAATAGTATGTTACATACTGTACAAAACAATATTTTAGAATTAAAAAATTGTACAATGTTTAATATTACTAATAAAAAAATAAATAAAAATATAAATAAATTTAAATTAAAATCTAATGATAATTCATTTAGTATACATAATTGCCATAATCAACAACATGAGATAGAAATTCTACATAATCAATTATTAACTATGCTCATCAAAGATCCTAAATTAATGCCAGAAGATATTCTTGTAATAGTTACAGATATTAAAAGTTATATACCATATATTAAAAATGTTTTTAATAATGTTTCTAAAAAATATTATTTACCTTTTTCAATTCCTAATTATAAATCATATCAAAATCATCCTATTTTTAAAGCATTTATTTCATTATTAGATTTACCTATAAATCGATCTACTAGTGAACAAATATTAGAATTGCTTGAAATACCTGAAATAGCAATGAATTTTAATATTGATAAAGAAGAATTAATATTACTACATCAATGGATTGATGAATCTGGAATACGATGGGGATTAGATAATCATGACATACATAAATTAAATCTACCAATTACAAAAAAAAATACTTGGAAGTTTGGTATTAAACGTATGTTATTAGGATATGCTATGCATAGCAAAATTGGTAGTTGGAAAGATATTTTTCCATATGATGAATCAAGTGGTTCAGCTATAAAATTAACTGAAAAATTAGAAATTTTTATTAATTCTATTAAATATTGGAAAGAATTATTAAATAAAAAAAAACCATTAAAAAAATGGTTACCATTATGTAAAGAATTAATAAATACCTTTTTTATACAAAATAATGAAAATACTACATTATTTAATATTATCACAACACAATGGAAAAAAAATATTAATTATGGTTTAACTGAAAAATATATAAATACAATACCATTAAATATTTTAAAAAATAATTTAATTGAACATGTTAAAAATATACCTATTAAACAACAATATATAGCTAAAAAAATTAATTTTTATTCTATAGAAAATATGCGTTCTGTTCCTTTTAAAGTCATTTGTTTACTTGGAATGAATAATAAAATCTATCCACGTACTCAAAAATTAATTGAATTTAATCTTATTAAACAACAACCTCAATATGGAGATTATAATAAAAATAATAATGATCGTGATATATTTCTTAATGCTATTTTATCAGCAAGACAAAAAATATATATAAGTTTTATTGGTTATAATATTAAAAATAATCAAAAATATCATCCTTCATTTCTAATAACAGAATTATTAGAATATTTAGAACAAATTTATTATTTAAATAATAACGAAAAATTTAATATAAATTTAAATATGCTACATATTAAAAATCATATATTAAAAAAGCATTCATATATATCTTTTTCTTTTAAAAATTTTATTTGTAATTCTAAATATAACATTTGTAATCCTTATCAATTATTAAAAAATAATAATATAATAAAATCTGTACCTTTTAATAAATTTTCACTCCCTCAAAATATAAAAAAAATTTCATTAAAGAATCTTCAATTCTTTTATAATCATCCAATTCGTGCTTTTTTTCAATTAAGTCTTGGTGTCAATTTTAATATAAAAAAAAATATATTAAAAAATGAAGAACCTTTTATTATAGATAAATTAACTCAATATAAATTAAATAATGAATTACTCCGTACTATGATAGAAGGTAAAGATTATAACTATATTTTTCAAAGAGAATACATATCTGGAAAATTACCTTTTAAATCTTTTGGTAAAATTTATTGGCAAAAACAAGAAGAAGATATGATTAATTTAGCTAAAAAAATACGTTCTGAATATAATTCAAATTATAAATTAAAAATAAATTTTAAAATTAATAATATATATATTAATGGTGATTTAAATCAAGTTCAAAAAGATGGACTTTTACGATGGAAACCCAAAAAATTATCAATAATAGATGGAATACAATTATGGTTAGAACATTTAATATATTGTTGTAATGGTGGTATAGGAAATAGTCGTATGTATGGAAAAAAAAATACAATATGGCACTTTCCATCCCTTACTTTAGATAAGGCTCAAAAATATTTAACAAATTTAATTTTAGGATATCAATATGGTTTATGTAATCCACTTTTATTACTAAATAAAAGTGGATGGGGATGGTTAACACAATGTTTTCAAAAAAATACACAAACTATAAATTGGACAAAAAAAATACAAGATAAAGCAATAAAAAATTTTTTATATATTTTTAATGGTAATCAATATATTATTGGTGAAGGAAAAGATCCTTATATACAACGAATACTTTATAATTTAGATGATATATATTTAAAAAAAATTTTATCTGAAGTAGAACATTATTTTCTACCAATTATACAAAATCATATTTTTAAAAATGATTAA
- the gmhA gene encoding Phosphoheptose isomerase has translation MYYNIIRNELTEASNILKRFINDDININAIQCAAILLANTFKINKKVISCGNGGSHCDAMHFAEELTGCYRKKRLPYPAISISDISHISCIANDFGYDYIFSRYIEALGCKDDVLLGISTSGNSKNIIEAIKAARIKKMNIIILTGKSGGKISGSADIEIRVPYFGYSDRIQEIHIKIIHILIYLIEKQMKKNNI, from the coding sequence ATGTATTATAATATAATTCGTAATGAATTAACTGAAGCGAGTAATATTTTAAAAAGATTTATAAATGATGATATTAATATTAATGCTATTCAATGTGCAGCAATATTATTAGCAAATACTTTTAAGATTAATAAAAAAGTTATTTCTTGTGGTAATGGAGGTTCTCATTGTGATGCTATGCATTTTGCTGAAGAATTAACTGGTTGTTATCGTAAAAAGCGTTTACCTTATCCTGCAATTTCTATTTCAGATATTAGTCATATATCATGTATTGCTAATGATTTTGGATATGATTATATATTTTCACGTTATATTGAAGCATTAGGTTGTAAAGATGATGTTTTATTAGGTATTTCAACTTCTGGTAATTCTAAAAATATTATTGAAGCTATAAAAGCAGCTCGTATTAAAAAAATGAATATAATTATTCTTACTGGTAAATCTGGTGGTAAAATATCAGGTTCTGCTGATATAGAGATTCGTGTTCCATATTTTGGTTATTCTGATCGTATTCAAGAAATTCATATTAAAATAATTCATATTTTAATTTATTTAATTGAAAAACAAATGAAAAAAAATAATATATAA
- a CDS encoding Glycosyl transferase group 1 family protein encodes MKILMIIDGLSGGGAEKVVLNLCQGIKKIGHQVYLISLKNICQYSIPNEINYQVIIDNYKKPWRKLTELSRRALALEKIIHKIEYKHGKFDLIFSHLHKTDRIVSHTKLYTSNRLWFCLHGVLSIAYLNHRRGINRWIKKRKITSIYQGRNIIVVSKEIGNDLKKNLSIIPKKLIVINNPFNINDIKKKQKEPCNLKGKDYILHIGRFHQHKRHDRLLKSYLKSGIKAPLFLIGTGNKSIITNTKILAKKLNISNRIHFLGFQINPYPFIYHASLLVLSSDHEGFGNVLIESLLCNTPIVSTLCPGGVKEILKKNNMSHALSELNEFSLSNKMSYIYYNPPKINQKKLLIYDIDFICKKYLQVKNK; translated from the coding sequence ATGAAAATATTAATGATAATTGATGGTCTTTCTGGAGGTGGTGCTGAAAAAGTTGTATTAAATTTATGTCAAGGTATAAAAAAAATAGGACATCAAGTATATCTTATATCATTAAAAAATATTTGTCAATACTCAATTCCAAATGAAATTAATTATCAAGTAATTATAGATAATTATAAAAAACCATGGAGAAAATTAACAGAATTATCACGTCGTGCATTAGCATTAGAAAAAATAATTCATAAAATAGAATATAAACATGGTAAATTCGATTTAATCTTTTCTCATTTACATAAAACAGACAGAATTGTTAGTCATACAAAATTATATACTTCAAATCGTCTTTGGTTTTGTCTTCATGGAGTTTTATCTATTGCTTATCTTAATCATAGAAGAGGTATAAATCGTTGGATAAAAAAACGTAAAATTACTTCTATTTATCAAGGACGTAATATTATTGTAGTTTCAAAAGAAATTGGAAATGATTTAAAAAAAAATTTATCTATTATACCCAAAAAATTAATTGTTATTAATAATCCATTTAATATTAATGATATTAAAAAAAAACAAAAAGAACCTTGTAATTTAAAAGGTAAAGATTATATACTTCATATTGGTAGATTTCATCAACATAAACGTCATGATCGTTTATTAAAATCTTATTTAAAATCCGGAATTAAAGCACCACTTTTTTTAATTGGTACAGGAAATAAATCTATTATTACTAATACAAAAATATTAGCTAAAAAATTAAATATTTCAAATCGAATACATTTTCTTGGTTTTCAAATTAATCCTTATCCATTTATTTATCATGCATCTTTATTAGTACTAAGTTCTGATCATGAAGGATTTGGAAATGTATTAATTGAATCTTTATTATGTAATACACCAATAGTTAGTACTTTATGTCCAGGAGGAGTAAAAGAAATATTAAAAAAAAATAATATGTCTCATGCATTATCAGAATTAAATGAATTTTCATTATCAAATAAAATGTCATATATTTATTATAATCCACCAAAAATTAATCAAAAAAAATTATTAATTTATGATATTGATTTTATTTGTAAAAAATATTTACAAGTAAAAAATAAATAA
- a CDS encoding Glycosyl transferase group 1 family protein, with protein MKIYRLAIIRQKYRPDGGSERFASQMISILKTQNLNLNIITRKWKNIINSNCNIHLCNPFIFSRINREKGFSKKAKLICKKEKFDLIQSHERISGCDIYRAGDGVHRRWLIQRARIMSKWKRKLLFLSNYHRYIINAEHKMYSSPKLKAIICNSKMIKQEIIDDFNIPSEKISIIYNTIDHKKFIPSNTIQRNILRKKFLIPEKAHCLIFVGSGFERKGLSATIQAVSKTDSYLLVIGKDKSEKCYHDLAKSLGCIHRIRFMGIQKKILPFYQISDALILPTLYDPFPNVIIEALSCGLPVITSTTCGGSEFIISNKNGFIIDALNISEISSAILSLPRKILESKMSKEARLCILFYTPSYLLKKLFSLYNRLIK; from the coding sequence ATGAAAATTTATCGATTAGCAATTATACGTCAAAAATATCGACCAGATGGTGGAAGTGAACGTTTTGCATCACAAATGATAAGTATATTAAAAACACAAAATTTAAATTTAAATATTATTACTAGAAAATGGAAAAATATTATAAATTCTAATTGTAATATTCATTTATGTAATCCTTTTATATTTAGTCGTATTAATCGTGAAAAAGGATTTTCTAAAAAAGCCAAATTAATTTGTAAAAAAGAAAAATTTGATTTAATACAAAGTCATGAACGTATTTCTGGATGTGATATTTATCGTGCTGGAGATGGCGTACATCGTAGATGGTTAATTCAACGTGCACGAATAATGTCAAAATGGAAACGTAAATTATTATTTTTAAGTAATTATCATCGTTACATAATAAATGCAGAACATAAAATGTATTCTTCACCAAAATTAAAAGCTATTATTTGTAATTCTAAAATGATAAAACAAGAAATTATTGATGATTTTAATATTCCAAGTGAAAAAATATCAATCATTTACAATACTATTGATCATAAAAAATTTATACCTAGTAATACAATACAACGAAATATATTACGTAAAAAATTTTTAATCCCTGAAAAAGCACATTGTTTAATTTTTGTTGGTTCTGGTTTCGAACGTAAAGGATTATCTGCCACAATTCAAGCTGTATCTAAAACAGATAGTTATCTTTTAGTTATTGGGAAAGATAAATCAGAAAAATGTTATCATGACTTAGCAAAATCACTTGGTTGTATTCATAGAATACGTTTTATGGGTATACAAAAAAAAATATTACCTTTTTATCAAATTTCAGATGCATTAATTTTACCAACATTATACGATCCATTTCCTAATGTTATAATAGAAGCACTATCTTGTGGTTTACCTGTAATTACTAGTACAACTTGCGGAGGATCTGAATTTATTATTTCTAATAAAAATGGTTTTATTATTGATGCTCTTAATATTTCAGAAATTAGTTCAGCAATTTTATCTTTACCCCGAAAAATTTTAGAATCAAAAATGAGTAAAGAAGCTAGATTATGTATTTTATTTTATACACCATCATATCTTTTAAAAAAACTTTTTTCTTTATATAATCGATTAATAAAATAA
- a CDS encoding Putative lipopolysaccharide biosynthesis protein WalW encodes MKPVFFITIDTEGDNLWENNNCIFTQNVFFLPRFQILCEKYHLYPVYLTNYEMVLNPIYVEFARDIILRNVGEIGMHLHAWNTPPLISLTDNDWYHKPYLIEYPMNYMSLKIDYITKLLEDTFQVKMLSHRAGRWAFNKYYALLLLKYGYQVDCSVTPKINWKYILGNPKGNGGTDYRYFPSQPYFMDLCNISKPGISKLLEVPMSIEYKNSVLIDICKKKYYKFLGKKYFSSVNWLRPNGKNFKNMKKIVKISLEKGYPHLELMLHSSELMPNGSPTFKNKKDIEKLYYDLEKLFDWLKHYTVNMTLSKYYKNNFKVI; translated from the coding sequence ATGAAACCTGTATTTTTTATTACTATTGATACTGAAGGAGATAATCTTTGGGAAAATAATAATTGTATTTTTACACAAAATGTATTTTTTTTGCCTCGTTTTCAAATTCTTTGTGAAAAATATCATTTATATCCAGTATATCTTACAAATTATGAAATGGTATTAAATCCAATATATGTTGAGTTTGCTCGCGATATAATTTTACGTAATGTTGGTGAAATTGGCATGCATTTGCATGCATGGAATACTCCTCCATTAATTTCATTAACTGATAATGATTGGTATCATAAACCATATTTAATTGAATATCCTATGAATTATATGTCTTTAAAAATTGATTATATAACTAAATTATTAGAAGATACTTTTCAGGTAAAAATGTTAAGTCATCGTGCTGGTAGATGGGCTTTTAATAAATATTATGCATTATTATTATTAAAATATGGTTATCAAGTAGATTGTTCTGTAACACCAAAGATAAATTGGAAATATATATTAGGTAACCCCAAAGGAAATGGTGGAACAGATTATCGTTATTTTCCATCACAACCTTATTTTATGGATTTATGTAATATTTCTAAACCAGGTATTTCTAAATTATTAGAAGTACCAATGAGTATCGAATATAAAAATTCTGTATTAATAGATATATGTAAAAAAAAATATTATAAATTTTTAGGAAAAAAGTATTTTTCATCAGTAAATTGGTTACGACCTAATGGTAAAAATTTTAAAAATATGAAAAAAATAGTTAAAATATCTTTAGAAAAAGGATACCCACATTTAGAGTTAATGTTGCATTCTTCTGAATTAATGCCTAATGGTAGTCCAACATTTAAAAATAAAAAAGATATTGAAAAATTATATTATGATTTAGAAAAATTATTTGATTGGTTAAAACATTATACAGTTAATATGACATTATCTAAATATTATAAAAATAATTTTAAAGTAATCTAA